Proteins from a genomic interval of Lycium ferocissimum isolate CSIRO_LF1 chromosome 2, AGI_CSIRO_Lferr_CH_V1, whole genome shotgun sequence:
- the LOC132047079 gene encoding large ribosomal subunit protein uL24z, with amino-acid sequence MKYNPRVSSSRRKSRKAHFTAPSSLRRVLMSAPLSSELRTKYNVRSMPVRKDDEVQVVRGTYKGREGKVVQVYRKKWVIHIERITREKVNGSTVNVGIHPSKVVISKLRLDKDRKSLIDRKAKGRAAADKDKGTKFTADDIMQTVD; translated from the coding sequence ATGAAGTACAACCCAAGAGTCTCCTCTTCTCGCCGCAAGAGCCGTAAGGCTCATTTCACTGCCCCATCCAGCCTTCGTCGTGTCTTAATGAGCGCACCTTTATCCTCCGAACTCCGTACCAAGTACAACGTTAGATCCATGCCTGTCCGTAAAGACGACGAGGTTCAAGTTGTTCGCGGGACCTACAAGGGACGTGAGGGTAAAGTTGTCCAAGTTTACCGCAAGAAGTGGGTGATACACATTGAGAGGATTACTAGAGAGAAGGTAAATGGATCTacagttaatgttggtattcaTCCTTCAAAGGTTGTGATATCGAAGCTGAGGCTTGATAAGGATCGTAAGAGTTTGATTGACCGTAAGGCCAAGGGACGTGCTGCTGCTGATAAGGATAAGGGTACTAAGTTTACTGCTGACGATATCATGCAGACTGTTGATTag